In the Enterobacter cloacae subsp. cloacae ATCC 13047 genome, ACACGCTGATGATGACGGTCCTGCCGCTGGCCAAAATTGGCAAGCTGCTGAACAAACCGGAATACGTTGAGGAGGCCGTGTACCAGTTCCTGCTGCACGTGCAGAACCTGATGGACCGGGAGACCGGGCTGTGGTTCCACGGCTGGAACTATGACGGCAACCATAACTTTGCCCATGCCCGCTGGGCGCGTGGCAACAGCTGGCTCACCATTGTGATCCCGGACTTCCTCGAACTGGTCGATCTGCCGGAAAACAACGCCGTGCGCCGTTATCTGACGCAGGTTCTCAATGCGCAGATTGCCGCGCTGGCGACATGTCAGGACGACAGTGGCCTGTGGCATACGCTGCTCGACGACCCAGACTCATACCTGGAGGCGTCGGCCACGGCAGGCTTTGCCTACGGTATACTTAAGGCCGTGCGTAAACGCTATGTGGCGGCGGAATACGCTGAGGTCGCGGAGAAAGCCATCAGAGGGATTGTGAAAAACATCTCGCCGGAAGGGGAGCTGCTGCAAACGTCGTTCGGAACCGGGATGGGGAGCGATCTGGAGTTTTACCGCCAGATCCCGCTGACGTCGATGCCGTACGGTCAGGCAATGGCGATCCTCTGCTTGACGGAGTATTTGCGGAAGTACTTCTGATCATAAAAAAACCCGGCGATGATAGCCGGGTTTTTGTATTACATACGTTCTACGGTTTCGATACCCAGGGTATCCAGACCCAGCTTCAGGGTCTTCGCCGTCAGCTGCGCCAGCTTCAGGCGGCTGTTGCGGACCGATTCATTTTCCGCAGACAGAATAGGGCAGTGCTCGTAGAAGCCGGAGAACAGACCGGCCAGATCGTACAGGTAAGCACACATCACGTGCGGCGTACCGTCGCGCGCAACCACGGACAGCGTCTCTTCAAACTGCAGCAGACGGGCCGCCAGCTGGGCTTCGCGATCTTCGGTAATGGTGACGGTCGCATTCGCCAGCACGCTTTCATCGATATTCGCTTTACGGAACACCGAGAGCACGCGGGTGTAGGCATACTGCATGTACGGCGCGGTGTTACCTTCAAACGCCAGCATGTTGTCCCAGTCGAAGATATAGTCGGTGGTACGGTTCTTGGAGAGATCCGCGTATTTCACCGCACCGATACCCACGGCGTTCGCCAGTTTTTCCAGCTCCTCGGCCGGCATATCCGGGTTCTTCTCTGCCACCAGGCGACGGGCGCGTTCCAGCGCTTCATCCAGCAGGTCGGACAGCTTCACCGTACCGCCCGCACGGGTTTTGAACGGCTTGCCGTCTTTACCCAGCATCATGCCGAACATGTGGTGTTCCAGCGGTACGCAATCGGGAACATAACCGGCTTTACGCACGATAGTCCACGCCTGCATCAGGTGCTGGTGCTGACGGGAGTCGATGTAGTAGAGC is a window encoding:
- a CDS encoding glycoside hydrolase family 88/105 protein — translated: MKVWPVKHSPLLRQPERFIARDELKSLIQKVTHNLVNIHDKTGEFLLRLDDGRVIDTKGWAGWEWTHGVGLYGIWQYYCQTGDDGMRDIIDSWFADRFAEGATTKNVNTMSPFLTLAYRYEETRNPAWLPWLESWAEWAMHEMPRTEHGGMQHITLAEENAQQMWDDTLMMTVLPLAKIGKLLNKPEYVEEAVYQFLLHVQNLMDRETGLWFHGWNYDGNHNFAHARWARGNSWLTIVIPDFLELVDLPENNAVRRYLTQVLNAQIAALATCQDDSGLWHTLLDDPDSYLEASATAGFAYGILKAVRKRYVAAEYAEVAEKAIRGIVKNISPEGELLQTSFGTGMGSDLEFYRQIPLTSMPYGQAMAILCLTEYLRKYF